The stretch of DNA cacacctataatcccagcactttgggaaggtgaggcaggaggctcgcttgagcccaggagttcaagaccagcctggtcaaaatggcgaaaccctgtctctataaaaaacacaaaaattggccaggtgcggtggctcaggcctgtaattccagcactttgggaggccgaggtgggcggatcatgaggtcaggagattgagaccattctggccaacatggtgaaaccccatctctactaaaactacaaaaatcagttggatgtggtggcgcacgcctgtagtcccagctactagggaggtgaggcaggagaatcgccgcttaaacccaggaggcggaggttgcagtgagccgaaattgcaccactgcactccagcctgctgacagagcgagactccatctcaaaaaagcccaaacaaacaaaaaacaaaacaaaacaaaattagccaggcatggtggtgccctgtggtcccagctacaagggaggctgaggcaggaggatcgcttaagcctgggaggtcgaggctgcaatgagctgtgatcacaccactgcactccagcctgggtgaaggaaaGAGCTGATCAATAGTCTCAGATGCCCCAGAGGagctggctgcagtgagccaagatcccaccactgcactccagcctgggcgacaagagcgagacttcatctcaaaaacaaacaaacaaaaacatctagAAAGGTTAGCAAGATCACAgaaggcttttgtttgttttgttgttgttgttgttaaatagaAGTGATCTAAACATGTTATTGCTGAGTGAGTAGGGGGCGGGTGGAGAAAAATGGGGAAGTTTGGCAAATGGAGTAAGAAGACAACCAGAGGAGAGCCAAAGGGTATCTGGGCAGCCAAATAGAACCCGGTGATATCAGCAGGCACCTTTGCCGTGGACCTGCCACCATGGGCGGTGACATTCCTTAGCATTTCAGAGGGAGGGACAGACTGGAGAAGAGGGCATTTTCCAAGGCTGAGGATTGGCAAGGCAGGAACGGCAGAGAATCAAGGGGGATTCTAGGCTGCGGGAAACTACTGGAATTGGCTGGGAGCCGGAGCCAGGCAGTGTGAGCAGAGTGGTCAGTGGAGGGAAACAGAGGAGGGGAATAGGCCAGGAGAAGAATCCTGAATGAGCAGCGCTGGGGTTCCCAAATGCTGAGGATGCAGAAGGCTCCCTTGGtggtggagggagagggggatGAGAGCACCATCAGAGAGGGCACTTCAGAGTGTGAGTTCTTGAACTCTCTCAAACAGCCCCTAATGATGGTGACAGGGGATGTGAGCTGTTCCTTCGTGTTTTGGCACTGTGTCCCACAGGCATCTTGTGAAAACGCCAGCACCATGGCACAGGGAGCACCTGGTAGATCATAGGGCATTAGCATTTTCTGTGAGTGAGTCATTGGTTTTCCATCCAGAACTGCTTCAGGAGATTTGATGAGTTTTGTTGGTTATCGAGGTTCTACCTCAAAAGTATGGCCTTAGAGTCAGAGGTCCACGTATCCAGAGGCTAACATGAGACTCTAAGACCTTGAAATGTCAAGGGGTGGAGGGTATGTTATCTCTAGTAGTCCTTATGTCCCCACAAGGATGGGGGAGTGGGCGAGAGAAGACCCTCCTCTCCGTCATCTCCAGATAGCATGTAAGGATTAGAAATCTCGTCATCATCTTGGGTGCTTGGAAATACACCTATGTTTGAAAGAATGAGCATAAAATGGAGAACTATCACTTGGGGCAGGGGCAACCTCTGGGGGAAGTGGGGCTAGAGGAAGCTCTCATGAGAGATGGCAAAATACTCAGACCTTGCCAGTTTTCTACTTTTGCAAAGATTGACCCACCATCCAAGACTTACAGGCTGCCTCATGATATGAGAGACTCATTCAAGCACTGAgcttacacacacatgcacacacacactctcacttgccacagccaccccaaatGGGGAAGGGCAAAGGGAGGCCCTCTGTTCCCCTTAACCTAGAGGGCAAGGACTAGTGACTCAGTCCTGGCTGGGCACTCCAGTGGGCAGCTCCCTCTCAGCTTCCCCTCTGCTGTGAAGCTACAACTGTCCCTGCCTTTGTTCCCTCAATTCTCAAGCTCCCTGACTCAGCCTCGTTCCTGAACTTCCCAGCAGGGGACAAAGCCCTTGTCAGTGGGGTGGTGTGGGGGCAGTGGCAGTGAGGCCGATCTGGGGGAAAGCTGTAGGGCCCGAGTTCCAGTCCTTCTTCCAGTCTCAACCTTCAGGGTGCCTCAGCCTTGCCAGTTCAGCAGTCACCTCTAGGCTCCTCCCCAACTTGCCCAGATCTCTCTCTGAGGCCAGGCTGATGGGGTGGAAATGGTTAACTAGAACCTTACTCCCACCCAGCTGGGCAAAGTCTGACACCTGGTGGCCAAGGTGAGGAATGGCCAGAAGGCCCCTTTTCAAGTCTTCCCGGAACTGCTCCAGAGCCTGGATGGCCAAAGTGAAAGAGGTGACTACAGAAGGATGTGTGGAGGGTGGTAGGAGCAGGACAGAAGACAGCAGTGGCAGAAAAACCCAGAGACTCCTTCCTCTGCCCTCTAGCTGCTGCCATGGAAGCACACTAGGCCAGAGAACCTGGACCAGGAAAAGAGGGAGTGTCTGGGAGGGCAGTGAGGGGCCAGGAATGACTGCCTGAAAGAATTCTAGCCCACAGGGTGAGGAATGGGGCccacgggggggggggggggggggtgtgagTATGTTGGGGGCGGGGCCACGGGTATTCTGGCTGCCCAGAATCTCCTGAGTGGGACTGACTTCCAGCTCAGGGTAGGTGGCAGAGCCCAAGGGCCCGAGGAAGGAGGGTACTGGCGAGAGGGAAGAAGAGCTGGATCCACCCCACAGCCCACTGGGCCCCAGGCAGCTGCTCCCCCctctccacctgcctccaccttcccagCTCTACCTTGCTCTCCCCACAAACCTCATGGTGAGGAGGCGGAAGGGAATGCAGGCACGGCACAGTGCTGAGGCCCCATCCTGCCACATTGTCTGAGCTACGCCAGACCTAATCCTTCTTCCCTTGAGTGCAGTCAGCGGTGGGCCTCAGCCCCTGGGAAGGTGCTGGGTTCCTTTTTCAGTTCTTTTCTCTCCTGGACCCCCAGGACTCTGGACTTGGCCTGAAGCAAGGGTGTTGGGTATTATTACCAGGCTGAGGTGCAAAGGTCACTCCTACTAGTCTCATCACCAGCCTCTGGGTGTCGGGGCTGACATAAGGGTCTCAGGACATTCCCCCAGGGAGAGAGAACTCAGCACCCAACCCAGACCTCTGGCCTGGCCATCCAGCCCGAAGCCTGAACAGGCTCCAGGACAGCAGTTTAGGGAATGAGGCCAGGATGCTGCCTGAGTAGGGGAAGGGATTCTAGGCAAGAAGGTACAGAAGGTGGATAGGGTTGGagagcaaagaaggaaaaagacctGAGGATGGGAAGGCCAAGGTCCAGCCTAGTCAGCAGTGCACCTTAGGAATCCAGGTGCTGAGTCAGGCAATGCCAGTTGGACAGGGATGGTTCCAAAATCCCTAGGTTCCAACTCTTCCCTGGGGGCCCAACCCCACTGCCATTTAAGAGAGAACAGCAATGCTGCTTGCAGAGAGTTCCCTCAACTCCAAGCCAGAAAGCCAGGCCTAGGGTGCCTGCACTTGAGCTGACCACTCTGAATCTTTTTCTTGGGTCTGGGGGTAGCTGAAGCCTGAGGGAGACATCTTCCAGGCTGGGTGGGTGCCTGAGCCAGGCAAAGCTGGGGAAGCTGGTGGGGACAGCCCAGCCAACATCTACAGAGCAGCTCAGGATGCCAGAGGCTGCCCAAGGAGAAAAGGCAGTAGTCCCAGGCGGTGGTAGGAGCTGCTGTGGCTGCCCAGCAGCACACCCCATTTCACGCTCCCTGGGCGGTGGCAGGGCCCCACGGCTATCAGCTTTCAGGGGTAGGAGGGACTTGGGAATGAGGAGGGGTCTGCCCCACCCATGGCTCCCTACTCCCTCAGGGCTTGGACTCAGGAGGTGGGTGCCATACACCTCTAGAAACAGCCCAGGAACCCTTGCTGAGGCCCTCTGGGGAGGGGGTAGTCAATCCCCCAGAGCCTATATGCCATCCTTACCTAGCATACTCAGCACCTGACTGGACTCAGCACCTAGGCCCTTCCCAGCCTTGGTATAGAGGGCCTCCCTGCTTCCATCCCCAACTCCGCAAGGACACTGTCTCCCTGAATGTGGGCCCCACTTAGTCCACAAGGCAGATGGGGGGATTAGAGTAGGCCCAGCCCAAACAATACAGCAGAAAGGGCCCTCCAGCTCCATGCAGTGCCCTGACAAGCTCCCTCCTCCACCAGCCCGCCTCCAGGACGCCGATGGGGAGTCAGGCAGGACGCGGACCCTGAAGACATGGCCTGCTCCTACACCTCCCCTTTGGTGGTCTGCTCTCCAGAGCAGCTTCCTCCCCTGTGCCCACAAGTACCAGTGGCCTAGCCCTCTTCCAGTGCAGAGCACCCAGACCCCAGAGCAGcgaaaggaggaggcagaggcttctgAGCAGGCGGCAGCCCAGGAGTCTGTGCCCCACCCTCCCAGTATCCCTGGAAGGAAGAACCGGATGGGATCTCTGGAGGGTGATTAGAGCTGGGCTGGTCCCTGTGCTGGTTCCCAGACTCCCACTGGCCAGTACTTTTGCCTCCTGCCAGGAAGTTGATGAGGGGGAGGCAGCAGTATGGGTGAGTCAGTGATGACAGGAGCCCAAGGGACAAAGGTCATGGGTGGAGAATTGAGAGACATTGTTTACAGCAgtccacctcctccaggaggcctTCCAATGCTAATCATCCCTGTGGTCCTAACCAATCTCTGACCCACCCTTTCCCTCTTCTGGTAGGAATTATAGCCTCTCACTGACAACTGTGCATCTGTCTGCCTTGTGACAGTGAGCTCCTGGGTGCAGGACAGACTGTGGTTCAACTGGGGCCCTGCAATGCCTGTGACTCTCGGCAGTGATAATCATTGAGCTATACTTCtactttcaaaaatttttgacatctattttaattaatatgtgGGAAAGTACTTAGAAGAGTACTTGGCACATGGCATGTGCAATATGAGTGTTAGGtttactgttaatattttctgCTCAGATTAACATTCTTGTGAGAGGGCAGATTTTGCCAGTGAAGAACTGGGGATCAAAACTCATTGTGGTGGGGGAACCAGACCCTTGCTCTGCCTTCCTATTCAGTATAGAATCTTCCTGACTGGTGGGGCGGGCCGGGCAGGACTTGGGACCCCAGGAGAGCCAAAACGGCAAACACTCGGACTAAGAGTGGGCAGCATCTTTGGGCACAGACTGTGAGAAAGGAGGTTTCAGAACCCATGGGCTTCTCCAGCCAGGTCTCCTGGGGCCGGTGGGGGTTGGGTGGGAGCAGGGAAGGGGCCTGGATTAGCCCAAACTCTCTTCAGACCTCCAAACCTGCCCCCACAACGCTGGGCGGGCCAAAGGACCGAGTGAAGGCTCCAGCTGGGCTCTAGGGAGTTACAAACTCGCCACGGGGATTAGCGAAGCTGAAAAGAACATTTGCCTAGGAAGGGAAAACGGGAAGTGAGAGGCTGAGGATAACTCTCTTCAAGTCTCTCGGGACCCACAGCAGACCAATGGGGGCCGGGGGAGGTGGTGAAGTAGGGGCATCCCTACAGGTCCCCCGCCCCAGCCTGCCCCTCCTCCCGCAGCCCACAGCTGTGGCACCGCCCCGCCCCTCACCCTACACTGCCTACCATTGGCTAGCGCCAGGGCCCCGCCCCGCAGAGGCGGCCTGCCATTGGCTGAAGTCTTTCCTGTTTGCGTGCTTGTTGGGGTGGGGGAGGCGTCCCTCCCTGGACCCCGGCGACTTCCTCTCTCGGTTTGTCTGGGTCATCTTGTCTGCCCGCCGCTGGCCTGGCCCCGTCTGTCTCTCTCAGCAGCTGTCTTTCTCGCGCCCACTGGCCGGTCTCTCCTCTTGCCCGCAGTCGCCTCCTTCTCTGCCTGCCTGGGTGGCCGCCATGGGCCGGAAGCGGCTCATCACTGATTCCTACCCGGTTGTGAAGAGGAGGGAGGGGCCCGCTGGGCACAGCAAGGGGGAGCTGGCACCCGAGCTAGGTCTCTGAGGtgtgagggaggcaggaggagtggaCACGGAGGGGCCTAGAGGACGTGGGCGGAGGGGCAGATGGAAGGGGAAAGGTGGCCTGTCCTCCCCTCCCGACACCAGATCTAGCTGCGGGGTGCCAGAGGCAAAGGGGTGGTGAGGCAGGCTGGGAGGTGAGgggcaggagactgaggccagccTCGCACTGAAGAGCAGCTGTCATTGCAGGGGAAGAGCCCCAGCCCCGCGACGAGGAGGAAGCGGAGCTGGAGCTGCTGAGGCAGTTTGACCTGGCCTGGCAGTACGGGCCCTGCACCGGTGAGAACCCACCCAGCCCCACGGAGGTGCCTCTCCCAGACAGTCCCGTCACCCACACGTCTCTGAAGTCACCCAAGCGTTTGTGTGACTCTGACCCTCAGGCACTGtctcccccaaacacacacattctCCAGCTCAGACTCTACCCCACCCCCCACAAGGCTCCAGAGTCTTCTTCCCACCCTGGCAGGGATCACACGGCTGCAGCGCTGGTGTCGGGCCAAGCAGATGGGCTTGGAGCCTCCCCCAGAGGTGTGGGAGGTGCTGAAGACCC from Piliocolobus tephrosceles isolate RC106 chromosome 13, ASM277652v3, whole genome shotgun sequence encodes:
- the POLD4 gene encoding DNA polymerase delta subunit 4 isoform X1, with product MGRKRLITDSYPVVKRREGPAGHSKGELAPELGEEPQPRDEEEAELELLRQFDLAWQYGPCTGENPPSPTEVPLPDSPVTHTSLKSPKRLCDSDPQALSPPNTHILQLRLYPTPHKAPESSSHPGRDHTAAALVSGQADGLGASPRGVGGAEDPPWRPPLPVQPLASLSPMRHHV
- the POLD4 gene encoding DNA polymerase delta subunit 4 isoform X2, coding for MGRKRLITDSYPVVKRREGPAGHSKGELAPELGEEPQPRDEEEAELELLRQFDLAWQYGPCTGITRLQRWCRAKQMGLEPPPEVWEVLKTHPGDPRFQCSLWHLYPL